A genomic region of Salinibacter pepae contains the following coding sequences:
- a CDS encoding L,D-transpeptidase family protein produces the protein MRTIGWLLLLLGGLAGGLSSAAGQPSAPPDTTQRDAVAPSPAPASGDLAGQGGALEATPLFYVAEEAATLHNRSGLNAPVTRLAMRTPVRRLSCDGDWCRVRTDGGTTGYVAAGALSNVWIRVSKRKRRVYVYRGAALAHAFEADMAYNAFADKKRNGGTTRPDHWRTPEGTFYVVHKNPQSEFYKALVLNYPKVEDARRGVNAGLISRAQYEAIRQAQQEHRMPPMGTDLGGWIEIHGDGTGDATAWTQGCVAIRNGAMDVIWEQVRVGTPVLIE, from the coding sequence TAGGATGGTTGCTTCTTCTCCTTGGGGGACTGGCGGGCGGCCTGTCGTCGGCCGCCGGCCAGCCGAGCGCCCCGCCCGATACCACCCAAAGGGACGCCGTGGCGCCATCGCCGGCCCCCGCTTCGGGCGACCTCGCAGGGCAGGGCGGCGCCCTGGAAGCGACGCCGCTGTTTTACGTGGCCGAAGAAGCGGCGACCCTGCACAACCGCTCCGGCCTGAACGCTCCGGTGACCCGGTTGGCGATGCGCACGCCCGTCCGGCGCCTGTCGTGCGATGGAGACTGGTGCCGGGTGCGGACCGACGGGGGCACGACCGGGTACGTCGCCGCCGGCGCCCTGTCCAACGTGTGGATCCGCGTCTCGAAGCGGAAGCGGCGCGTCTACGTGTACCGCGGGGCGGCGCTCGCCCACGCCTTCGAGGCGGACATGGCCTACAACGCCTTCGCCGACAAGAAGCGAAACGGCGGCACAACCCGCCCCGACCACTGGCGCACGCCCGAGGGGACGTTCTACGTGGTCCACAAGAACCCGCAGAGCGAGTTCTACAAGGCGCTCGTGCTCAACTACCCGAAGGTGGAGGACGCACGCCGGGGGGTGAACGCGGGGCTCATCTCCCGCGCCCAGTACGAGGCCATCCGGCAGGCCCAGCAGGAACACCGGATGCCGCCCATGGGCACGGACCTGGGCGGGTGGATTGAGATTCACGGCGACGGCACGGGGGACGCGACCGCCTGGACGCAGGGCTGCGTGGCCATTCGCAACGGAGCCATGGACGTGATCTGGGAGCAGGTGCGCGTCGGGACGCCGGTGCTCATCGAATAA
- a CDS encoding energy transducer TonB, which yields MFSTRNIATALVGVLFFVVVGCGGGNSPTAPPDGWQTSDMHWWAEGVDTSAVFITLDSLSSMGVENAEVQLSASGDVNQEQFQAAIKRSLLPLYRNNPMVVDSLFEEYAAPQLEEVDLGGNVLQSNGELQSDLLNKNQKVAYEAITEYFREPQRDQSPDNITWPDSLRSEEYSGVVQLQVHLDVEGEGENATSRADAVEVLSGPHPTLNRIALKAATQATWKPAYVLEDGSWTPTESWVQFNIPFQMR from the coding sequence ATGTTTTCGACCCGCAACATCGCCACAGCGCTCGTCGGCGTTCTCTTCTTCGTTGTCGTCGGGTGCGGCGGCGGCAACAGCCCCACGGCGCCGCCGGACGGCTGGCAGACGTCGGACATGCACTGGTGGGCGGAGGGGGTAGACACCTCGGCGGTGTTCATCACGCTCGACAGCCTCTCCAGCATGGGCGTTGAGAACGCAGAGGTGCAGCTGTCGGCGAGTGGCGACGTCAATCAGGAGCAGTTCCAGGCGGCGATCAAGCGCAGCCTCCTGCCGCTCTACCGCAACAATCCGATGGTCGTCGACTCGCTCTTTGAGGAGTACGCCGCCCCGCAACTGGAGGAGGTGGACCTGGGCGGGAACGTTCTGCAGAGCAACGGGGAGCTGCAGTCGGACCTGTTGAACAAGAACCAGAAGGTGGCCTACGAAGCGATCACCGAGTACTTCCGCGAGCCCCAGCGCGATCAGTCGCCCGACAACATCACGTGGCCCGACAGCCTGCGGTCGGAGGAGTACTCCGGCGTCGTGCAGCTGCAGGTACACCTTGACGTGGAGGGCGAGGGGGAGAACGCGACCTCTCGGGCCGACGCCGTGGAGGTGCTCTCGGGGCCGCACCCGACGCTGAATCGCATTGCCCTGAAGGCCGCGACCCAGGCCACGTGGAAGCCCGCCTACGTTCTGGAAGACGGCAGCTGGACCCCAACTGAGAGCTGGGTCCAGTTCAACATTCCGTTCCAGATGCGGTAG